A single region of the Theileria annulata chromosome 4, complete sequence, *** SEQUENCING IN PROGRESS *** genome encodes:
- a CDS encoding pyruvate kinase, putative (Tap579b07.q1c.cand.138 - score = 49.29;~SMART pfam:PK (PF00224) at aa 34-382, E()=2.50e-187; pfam:PK_C (PF02887) at aa 396-511, E()=8.00e-23) translates to MSFKRMISTSAGDSIHQHSNISLQKVMREISYSDIRDKRTHIVCTMGPACGNVETIIQMVKSGMNICRFNFSHGNHETHTKTLNLVKEALKSVPEANIGLMLDTKGPEIRTGFLKNHTPITLEEGSTLKITTDYTIEGDETIISCSYKKLPQSVKVGNIILIADGSLSCEVLAVFDDYIEVKVLNNAKIGEYKNMNLPGVKVELPVLTESDKDYILNFGIPNQMDFIALSFTQTAEEVKYVRELLGEKGKHIKIIPKIENIEGLANYDEILEASDGIMVARGDLGMEMPIEKVCLAQKMMIKRANMCGKPIITATQMLESMVNNPRPTRAESADVINAVLDGSDCVMLSGETAGGRFPVECVKIMAKLCFEAENCLSTRDLMAESLLLNSSQFTVQESIARSAVFLSIDIEAKMILVFTQTGRASRLVSKYRPRCLILSLSEDIHVVKSLSISRAVISVLVDSLEDTDRNVEHAINHAKLRDMLRKDDLIVVVHGARENVAGSSDLIKVVKIP, encoded by the exons ATGTCTTTCAAAAGGATGATCTCAACCTCAGCAGGTGATTCCATACACCAACATTCTAACATTTCATTACAAAAAGTAATGAGAGAAATCTCTTATAGCGATATAAGAGATAAAAGAACACACATTGTTTGCACAATGGGACCAGCTTGTGGAAACGTAGAAACAATAATCCAAATGGTTAAATCAG GAATGAATATTTGTCGATTTAACTTCTCACACGGGAACCATGAAACCCATACCAAAACACTCAATTTGGTAAAGGAAGCACTCAAATCTGTACCAGAAGCAAATATTGGACTTATGCTCGATACCAAAGGACCTGAAATCAGAACTGGATTTCTTAAAAATCACACCCCAATCACACTCGAAGAAGGAAGTACCTTGAAAATCACAACCGACTACACAATTGAGGGCGATGAGACTATCATTTCCTGTTCATACAAGAAATTGCCTCAGTCCGTAAAGGTAGGAAACATCATCCTAATTGCAGACGGATCACTTTCATGCGAGGTATTGGCAGTGTTTGACGATTACATTGAGGTTAAGGTTCTGAACAACGCTAAGATAGGAGAGTACAAGAACATGAACCTGCCAGGAGTGAAGGTTGAATTACCAGTGCTGACCGAGAGTGATAAGGACTACATCCTCAACTTTGGAATCCCAAACCAGATGGATTTCATCGCACTCTCATTCACACAGACAGCCGAAGAGGTAAAGTACGTTAGGGAGTTGCTTGGCGAAAAGGGCAAACACATTAAAATCATCCCGAAAATCGAAAACATTGAAGGCCTAGCAAACTACGATGAAATTCTCGAAGCTTCAGATGGAATCATGGTTGCTCGAGGTGACTTGGGTATGGAAATGCCAATTGAAAAAGTTTGTCTGGCACAAAAAATGATGATCAAAAg ggCAAATATGTGTGGAAAGCCGATAATAACAGCAACACAAATGTTGGAATCGATGGTAAATAATCCAAGACCAACAAGAGCAGAGTCAGCAGATGTCATTAACGCAGTGTTGGACGGATCAGATTGTGTGATGTTATCAGGTGAAACAGCAGGAGGAAGGTTCCCAGTAGAATGCGTTAAAATAATGGCCAAGCTGTGCTTTGAAGCAGAAAATTGCCTCTCAACAAGAGATTTGATGGCTGAAAGTCTGCTCCTCAACTCCTCTCAGTTCACAGTTCAGGAATCAATTGCAAGGTCAGCAGTGTTCCTATCAATAGACATTGAGGCGAAAATGATACTTGTATTCACACAAACAGGAAGAGCAAGCCGTCTAGTCTCAAAATACAGGCCGAGATGTTTGATACTATCACTATCTGAGGACATACACGTCGTAAAGTCGCTGAGCATCAGCAGAGCAGTAATTTCAGTGCTTGTTGACAGCCTGGAAGACACCGACAGGAACGTAGAACACGCAATCAACCATGCAAAACTGAGAGATATGCTACGCAAGGACGATTTGATCGTAGTTGTTCACGGAGCAAGGGAGAATGTAGCAGGGTCATCAGACCTCATCAAAGTTGTCAAAATCCCgtaa
- a CDS encoding short-chain dehydrogenase/reductase (SDR family member), putative (Tap579b07.q1c.cand.140 - score = 30.20;~SMART 1 transmembrane domain at aa 21-43; pfam:adh_short (PF00106) at aa 104-379, E()=3.30e-26;~1 probable transmembrane helix predicted for TA10925 by TMHMM2.0 at aa 21-43;~Signal anchor predicted for TA10925 by SignalP 2.0 HMM (Signal peptide probability 0.002, signal anchor probability 0.978) with cleavage site probability 0.000 between residues 33 and 34), translating to MKTESRRKNVTLNPVLPRRLALLFEPAVQSSLLLYLYVFYLVVKLYLSRFDLYVLAKNSLLVTLFELNNKSKSLVLSCCLFQYSTLTSMVLLFINHYVAAGSRLPDHVLSNTNLKGKVAIVTGGYSGIGLETVFQLLKWNCKVVIFGRDKTRATNAIERMKSTKSFDENNLYFIEMDLDNLTSVKNAASSFLNMFDRLDFLINNAGVYVSGLKTTLFKLESQFSANFLGHFYLTKLLLDLIKKSEGRVINVSSVAHFKYNPYTDQIFATNSTTSLNHSTFNSYYGRSKLFAIWLTHALQRRLKAENSKALTVSLAPGVVRTKLVLQVQRAHRYFVPKYINLLTLKRPVDGAATTLHLCATNARDLVPGAYYCDRRLGFVSKYADDYEREEKLWKLGEELVEKLV from the exons ATGAAAACAGAATCACGTAGAAAGAATGTAACTTTAAACCCCGTTCTTCCTAGAAGATTAGCTCTTTTATTTGAGCCAGCTGTTCAGTCtagtttattattatacctTTACGTATTTTATTTGGTCGTAAAGTTATACTTATCAAGGTTTGATTTATATGTGCTGGCAAAAAATAGTCTATTGGTAACGTTAtttgaattaaataataaatcaaagAGTCTGGTGTTATCATGTTGTTTATTTCAATACTCAACGCTAACATCAATGGTGCTGCTCTTCATCAATCATTATGTAGCAGCTGGTTCCCGATTGCCAGATCATGTATTATCAAACACAAATTTGAAAGGGAAGGTTGCCATTGTTACAG GTGGATACAGTGGGATAGGACTTGAGACAGTATTCCAGTTACTTAAATGGAATTGTAAAGTAGTGATATTTGGACGAGACAAAACTAGAGCAACTAACGCAATTGAGAGAATGAAGTCAACCAAATCATTTGACGA aaataatttatactttattGAAATGGATCTTGACAACTTAACATCGGTCAAAAATGCAGCctcttcatttttaaatatgttTGATAGACTGGATTTCCTTATTAATAACGCAGGAGTTTATGTATCTGGGCTTAAAACTACTTTATTTAAGCTTGAATCGCAATTTTCAGCCAATTTTCTTGgtcatttttatttaacGAAACTATTACTAGATCTTATAAAAAAGTCTGAAGGGAGAGTGATAAACGTATCAAGCGTTGCTCACTTCAAGTATAATCCATATACAGACCAAATTTTTGCTACTAATTCCACAACATCACTCAATCATAGTACATTCAATTCATACTATGGAAGGTCTAAGCTATTTGCAATATGGTTAACACACGCATTACAGAGAAG gTTAAAGGCTGAAAACAGTAAGGCTTTAACAGTGAGTTTGGCTCCAGGAGTAGTACGAACAAAATTGGTTTTGCAAGTACAAAGGGCACACCGTTATTTCGTACCAAAGTATATTAACCTTCTAACTCTAAAGAGGCCCGTTGATGGAGCAGCAACAACACT GCACTTGTGTGCAACAAATGCTAGGGATCTTGTACCAGGAGCATATTATTGTGATAGAAGGCTCGGTTTTGTATCTAAGTATGCCGATGATTACGAACGTGAAGAAAAACTTTGGAAACTAGGAGAGGAACTTGTTGAGAAACTTGtataa
- a CDS encoding uncharacterized protein (Tap579b07.q1c.C.cand.10 - score = 22.61), with product MEDRHLTLSQDYKVASEVYRHVDPLNFYENFLNEGIRPDGRKLCSYRKTSVKDLINSTFSSDDFSSNTRSFKHELNSNKQFLRELKKVLISSIYLTCGNSHYNCKLMGDLMILEDLPAIFQNTDVFSVSVLLPKHVVNEVYDINGPCINITHLVSDLIEKVLNSSEIVPRDQFCYDILTSSLFESQQDDPILKYLNKNKLRWKLSMEIACDEYDGNLLDMCFLACSYCLLYSKFPFILLYPESNQFYPSILNKAKLEHVLSQDREILCMNNSFLKCQFGSQFSLDRLEKFLLNDDNKRISINYVPYTVTFCKCLNYYLLDPTREDEQIGVNFSIYSLKKFDSEEVHLQPLNLMGLTGVVDDDLNKMYDIARVIVKSFQ from the exons atggAAGATCGTCACTTGACTTTATCTCAAGATTATAAAGTTGCAAGTGAGGTGTATCGCCATGTCGATCCATTGAATTTTTACGAGAATTTTTTAAACGAAGGAATTCGACCAGATGGCAGGAAATTATGTTCTTATCGCAAAACGTCTGTTAaagatttgataaattcAACATTTTCCAGTGACGATTTCTCATCTAACACAAGATCTTTTAAACACGAGTTAAACTCTAACAAACAATTTTTAAGAGAATTGAAAAAGGTGTTGATTTCGTCCATCTACTTAACTTGTGGAAATTCACATTAcaattgtaaattaatggGAGATTTGATGATACTTGAGGATCTCCCAGCTATATTCCAAAACACTGACGTATTCTCTGTAAGTGTTCTTTTACCGAAACACGTAGTAAACGAAGTTTATGACATAAACGGACCCTGTATTAACATTACACATTTGGTGTCAGATCTCATTGAAAAGGTACTTAACTCCTCGGAAATCGTTCCAAGAGATCAATTTTGCTATGACATTTTAACCTCATCGCTATTTGAATCACAACAAGATGACCcgattttaaaatacttgaataaaaataaacttaGGTGGAAGTTGAGTATGGAAATCGCATGCGATGAATATGATGGAAACCTCTTGGATATGTGTTTTCTAGCATGTTCATATTGTCTTCTGTATTCCAAGTTCCCGTTCATATTACTCTATCCTGAATCTAATCAGTTTTATCCTTCAATACTCAACAAAGCCAAATTAGAACATGTATTATCTCAg GATAGGGAGATATTATGTATGAACAATAGTTTTCTAAAGTGTCAATTTGGCTCTCAATTTTCACTCGATCGGCTTGAAAAATTCCTCTTAAACGATGATAACAAGAGAATATCCATTAATTATGTACCATATACTGTAACTTTTTGTAAGTGCTTAAACTATTATCTATTGGACCCAACAAGAGAGGATGAACAAATAGGCGTTAACTTTTCAATATACTCATTAAAGAAGTTTGATTCAGAAGAGGTTCATCTACAACCCTTGAACCTGATGGGACTCACAGGTGTGGTAGATGATGAtctaaataaaatgtaCGACATCGCACGGGTTATTGTAAAATCGTTCCAATAG
- a CDS encoding short-chain dehydrogenase/reductase (SDR family member), putative (Tap579b07.q1c.cand.139 - score = 31.51;~SMART 2 transmembrane domains at aa 53-75 and 96-118; pfam:adh_short (PF00106) at aa 137-398, E()=1.20e-20;~2 probable transmembrane helices predicted for TA10920 by TMHMM2.0 at aa 53-75 and 96-118): protein MPTNTSSPNSSTGNQVKDPASNNELSKPEKKPTTNPEAIYEFAFLMDPFLRCTLFIYSWVFYFAIEFLKCRFSIYRVATRSFIVFFMELEKKGRRVVLLTYFAQATVFLLLLFMFLNYYLSRGATLSRKVLKSTNLKGKVAIVTGGYSGIGLETVFQLLKWNCKVVIFGRDKTRATNAIERMKSTKSFDENNLYFIEMDLDNLTSVKNAASSFLNMFDRLDFLINNAGVSTGPLKNKNGLESKFSTNFLGHFYLTNLLLDLLKKTEGRVISLSSIEHYMYDPKNDKLFETKSTTSLQLDNRNNYYARSKLFIIWFTHALQRRLKAVNSNVLCLTVHPGKVWTKMKIKSVKDHLCYIPKRFLPYLTKSPACGAATTLYLCIAPSNMLIPGAYYCELNVGLVRRTAHDEENEEKLWNLAEEMVKNN from the exons atgCCGACAAATACATCTTCTCCAAATTCATCTACAGGTAATCAAGTCAAAGACCCTGCAAGCAACAATGAATTGAGTAAACCTGAGAAAAAACCGACCACTAATCCTGAAGCTATATATGAGTTCGCATTTCTTATGGATCCATTCTTAAGATGTACATTATTCATCTACAGCTGGGTATTTTATTTTGCAATTGAATTCTTGAAGTGCCGTTTTAGCATTTATAGAGTAGCAACAAGATCGTTTATAGTGTTTTTTATGGAGCTAGAAAAGAAGGGAAGACGAGTCGTTCTATTGACATATTTTGCACAAGCCACGGTGTTTTTGTTATTGTTGTTTATGttcttaaattattatttatcgCGAGGAGCTACACTTTCTAGGAAGGTACTAAAATCTACAAATTTGAAAGGGAAGGTCGCTATTGTTACAG GTGGATACAGTGGGATAGGACTTGAGACAGTATTCCAGTTACTTAAATGGAATTGTAAAGTAGTGATATTTGGACGTGACAAAACTAGAGCAACTAACGCAATTGAGAGAATGAAGTCAACCAAATCATTTGACga AAATAACTTATACTTTATTGAAATGGATCTTGACAACTTAACATCGGTCAAAAATGCAGCctcttcatttttaaatatgttTGATAGACTGGATTTCCTTATTAATAACGCAGGAGTGTCGACCGGTCCTTTGAAAAACAAGAATGGCTTagaatcaaaattttctacAAACTTTCTTGGTCACTTTTATTTAACTAATCTTCTACTTGATTTGCTAAAAAAAACTGAAGGAAGGGTAATAAGTCTTTCCAGCATTGAGCATTATATGTATGACccaaaaaatgataaactTTTTGAGACGAAATCTACAACATCACTTCAACTTGATAATAGAAACAACTACTACGCAAGGTCTAAGttgtttataatttggTTTACACACGCATTACAAAGAAG acTAAAGGCTGTAAATAGTAATGTGTTGTGTTTGACTGTACACCCAGGGAAAGTCTGGACAAAAATGAAGATTAAATCAGTAAAGGACCATTTATGTTATATTCCTAAGAGGTTTTTACCTTACTTAACCAAAAGCCCAGCTTGCGGAGCTGCAACCACCCT GTATCTGTGTATAGCTCCATCAAATATGTTGATTCCTGGAGCATATTACTGTGAGTTAAATGTCGGCCTCGTCAGAAGAACAGCTCATGACGAGGAAAATGAGGAGAAGCTATGGAATTTAGCAGAGGAAATGGTcaagaataattaa
- a CDS encoding uncharacterized protein (Tap579b07.q1c.cand.142 - score = 25.73): MDNVLNTKDYECVLNNQNYDNLKDNNYEDFINSEQYLEENCYQEYQSENKPHDYTQQNVYDYKNNNSNGTENVMNYKMDEFQNYKLDNYCLEYNYGYNGPNVYSGENTKCINSEKVIPNSNIQSYTNPKYVDSVSTTCEIDNKDDCYYDQYQYYMNYPVIYNIPNVHNPNNMVNISNLPNNMIDSKMMNLKDADKFSNSTIENDSVSDVDCTDGTNPPANRSDPIYTSISGLKWKSKSKKWVVRWDNPITNRRVYKYFSGTRYGFLGAHKRAKYYLEFLNASVGKIQNTTPGNPFCRRTEGPPKGKQNKSLIRKLYFANQNDNTYQQEYMNSLMNCNHSAQNLIYSQNPDSQMSYTGNFIPNSQNFNPNEIMEHNKVGSSMDNPWYFNQNQMFNNY; the protein is encoded by the coding sequence ATGGATAATGTCTTAAACACAAAAGATTATGAGTGTGTATTAAATAACCAGAATTATGATAACCTAAAGGATAATAACTATGAAGATTTTATAAACAGTGAACAGTATCTTGAAGAAAATTGTTATCAAGAGTATCAAAGTGAGAACAAACCACATGACTATACACAACAAAACGTTTAtgattataaaaataacaattcGAATGGTACTGAAAATgtaatgaattataaaatgGATGAATTTCAGAATTATAAGCTGGATAATTATTGTTTGGAATATAATTACGGCTACAATGGCCCAAATGTTTACTCAGGAGAAAATACCAAGTGTATAAATAGTGAAAAGGTAATACCAAATTCAAATATTCAATCATATACAAATCCAAAGTATGTTGATAGTGTAAGTACAACTTGTGAAATTGACAACAAAGATGACTGTTATTATGATCAATATCAGTACTATATGAATTATCCAGtgatttataatatacCTAATGTCCATAACCCGAACAATATGGTCAACATTAGTAACTTGCCTAACAATATGATCGATTCTAAGATGATGAATTTGAAAGACGCAGATAAATTCAGTAACAGCACTATTGAAAATGACAGTGTATCTGATGTCGATTGTACAGATGGGACAAATCCTCCGGCTAATAGAAGTGATCCTATTTACACATCTATAAGCGGTTTGAAATGGAAGAGTAAGAGCAAAAAATGGGTCGTAAGGTGGGATAACCCTATTACTAACAGGAGagtatacaaatatttttcagGAACACGTTATGGGTTTCTTGGTGCTCACAAAAGAGCCAAATACTATCTTGAGTTTCTCAACGCATCAGTTGGCAAGATACAAAATACTACTCCTGGAAACCCTTTTTGTAGACGTACTGAAGGACCTCCTAAAGGCAAACAGAACAAGTCGCTAATTAGGAAACTTTACTTTGCTAATCAAAATGATAACACATATCAACAAGAGTACATGAACTCGCTAATGAACTGTAATCATAGTGcacaaaatttaatttatagtcAAAATCCAGATAGCCAGATGAGTTATACTGGCAATTTTATACCCAATTCGCAAAATTTCAATCCTAATGAAATAATGGAGCACAACAAAGTTGGAAGTTCAATGGATAATCCTTGGTACTTTAACCAAAACCaaatgtttaataattactAA
- a CDS encoding uncharacterized protein (Tap579b07.q1c.C.cand.9 - score = 14.51;~SMART pfam:UCR_UQCRX_QCR9 (PF05365) at aa 38-94, E()=3.30e-03;~1 probable transmembrane helix predicted for TA10945 by TMHMM2.0 at aa 52-71), whose translation MVFGSPFSDKYSNRILESLKKSRKGRDAFASFYNFVNSTKIYDHVLKHTHRYWLFSIFGGFISLYCLSSVCDSIWKHVNRGRLYIHLENDQPKAELNE comes from the exons atggTTTTTGGAAGTCCTTTTTCAGACAAATACTCGAATCGTATTCTAGAAAGTTTAAAAAAGAGCAGAAAGGGTAGAGATGCTTTCGCCTCTTTTTATAACTTTGTTAATAGTACcaa gATATATGACCATGTTTTAAAACATACACATCGGTATTGGCTGTTTAGCATTTTTGGAGGCTTTATTTCACTTTACTGTCTGAGCTCTGTTTGTGATAGTATTTGGAAACACGTTAACAGAGGA AGACTTTACATTCATTTAGAAAATGATCAACCTAAAGCTGAGTtgaatgaataa
- a CDS encoding uncharacterized protein (Tap579b07.q1c.cand.137 - score = 53.70;~SMART 3 pfam:Kelch (PF01344) domains at aa 119-168, E()=1.80e-02; 173-222, E()=8.30e-04; 372-421, E()=5.20e-05) yields the protein MVKNSLKSSFGEDSKQASGKKTKKTISKECKISNVIKSLSEQIVKRSADLSHGRWVDLDAKRPSPRAHSTLTLIEEGLCVMFGGEFFDGSNVILYNDTFLYNLSTNKWKVLDTPAVPLPRCSHQATFYKNRIYIFGGEFNTLDEFHHFNDIHYLCLSTLRWTKLDVTGQIPSSRSGHRMVLWKNYWVLFGGFHDNGNESTYYNDLYYFDLENNCWHQVNQHLFTSSLPEPRAGCVLLALNDGKHLMMHGGFSKKDSSNDVVGSSYKDSWLIDMNLLLSNSGNVLVWSKVKGCEPEFSTGLSFATSSEYAVLFGGVNDEYKGLHVKSTFSNKCFKLNLNQRKYNPTEIGFERENKDDNLGISKLSLSKSFPTPRMNSNAVIYNDTLYIFGGIVEVKDMEITESDCWALDLKTNEWKCIDEGFEKQGLYNNQIESDESDDEFDEDSGDETEEMYESDEGDYDEETEEEL from the exons atggtAAAGAATTCTCTAAAATCTAGTTTTGGGGAAGATTCCAAACAAGCTTCAGGAAAGAAGACTAAGAAAACAATTAGCAAGGAGTGTAAAATCTCTAATGTTATAAAAAGTTTAAGTGAACAGATTGTTAAAAGAAGCGCTGATTTAAGTCATGGAAGATGGGTGGATCTTGATGCGAAACGACCTTCACCTAGAGCACACTCAACACTGACTCTAATAGAAGA AGGGCTCTGTGTTATGTTTGGAGGAGAGTTTTTCGATGGTTCCAATGTAATCTTGTATAACGATACATTCTTGTATAATCTATCAACAAACAAATGGAAGGTTTTGGATACTCCAGCAGTTCCACTGCCAAGGTGTTCGCACCAGGCAACTTTCTACAA AAATCGCATTTACATATTTGGAGGAGAATTCAACACACTCGATGAGTTTCATCACTTCAATGACATTCACTATCTGTGCTTATCAACACTTAGGTGGACTAAGCTTGATGTGACGGGCCAAATACCAAGTTCTAGGAGTGGTCACAGAATG gtTTTATGGAAAAATTACTGGGTTTTATTTGGCGGATTCCACGATAACGGAAATGAATCAACTTACTACAACGAtctatattattttgatttgGAAAACAATTGTTGGCACCAAGTTAACCAGCATCTTTTTACATCATCACTGCCAGAACCTAGAGCAGGTTGCGTATTATTAGCACTCAATGATG GTAAACATCTGATGATGCACGGAGGGTTCAGTAAAAAGGACTCATCTAATGACGTAGTTGGCTCAAGTTACAAG GATTCATGGCTGATTGATATGAACTTGCTCTTGTCAAATAGTGGAAATGTTCTAGTTTGGTCAAAAGTGAAAGGATGTGAGCCTGAATTTTCCACAG GTTTATCTTTTGCTACAAGTTCTGAATACGCTGTTTTGTTTGGCGGAGTTAACGATGAGTATAAGGGATTACATGTAAAGTCTACGTTTTCAAATAAATGtttcaaattaaatttgaacCAGAG GAAATACAATCCAACTGAAATTGGATTTGAGCGAGAAAATAAAGACGATAACTTAG gcATATCAAAACTATCATTATCTAAATCATTCCCAACGCCAAGAATGAATTCGAACGCAGTAATATATAACGacacattatatatatttggtGGAATAGTTGAGGTTAAAGACATGGAAATTACAGAGAGCGATTGCTGGGCACTGGATCTCAAAAC GAATGAATGGAAATGTATAGATGAAGGCTTTGAAAAACAAGGGCTGTACAATAATCAAATCGAATCAGATGAAAGTGATGatgaatttgatgaagATAGTGGAGATGAAACAGAAGAAATGTATGAATCTGATGAAGGTGATTATGATGAGGAGACGGAAGAAGAATTATAA